In one Zobellia galactanivorans genomic region, the following are encoded:
- a CDS encoding YitT family protein, with product MNTILQYILVQRAKNKLKSEKNVAKRQLVKEIRVGHVELMHALKEILFIAIGVGAAGFGLKGFLLPNNFIDGGATGVSLLIQVKSNISLGILLLLVNIPFILLGAKTISGKFAIRSIFAILALAIVVHFVPYPIITSDKLLIAVFGGFFLGLGIGMAMRGGSVIDGTEVLAIYLSRKWHMTIGDILLLINILIFSAGAYLLSIETALYAILTYLAAAKTVNYVVDGVEEYIGVTIISPKNEEIRVMLTEKMGRACTVYSGKGGYAKDGTARISTEIIYTVMTRLELARLSTEIDKIDKNAFIVMGVIKDIRGGMIKKKPLK from the coding sequence ATGAACACTATCTTACAATACATACTGGTACAACGCGCCAAAAATAAACTAAAGAGCGAAAAAAACGTGGCCAAGCGCCAATTGGTCAAAGAAATACGCGTGGGCCATGTGGAGTTAATGCACGCCCTAAAGGAAATCTTGTTCATCGCCATTGGCGTTGGCGCGGCAGGGTTTGGCCTAAAAGGCTTCTTATTGCCCAATAATTTTATCGATGGCGGGGCTACGGGCGTATCTTTATTAATTCAGGTAAAATCGAACATATCACTGGGAATTTTGCTCTTATTGGTGAACATCCCCTTTATACTGCTCGGGGCCAAGACCATAAGCGGAAAGTTCGCGATCAGAAGTATTTTTGCCATATTGGCCTTGGCCATTGTCGTTCATTTTGTTCCCTACCCAATAATAACAAGCGACAAGCTTCTTATAGCCGTTTTCGGTGGTTTTTTCTTGGGCCTAGGTATAGGAATGGCCATGCGTGGCGGAAGCGTCATCGATGGCACCGAGGTATTGGCTATCTACCTGAGCCGAAAATGGCATATGACCATAGGCGATATACTTCTGCTTATAAACATTCTGATTTTTTCGGCTGGGGCCTACCTATTAAGTATAGAAACGGCACTTTACGCCATTCTTACCTATTTGGCGGCGGCCAAGACCGTGAACTACGTGGTAGATGGTGTGGAAGAATACATTGGCGTAACCATTATTTCCCCGAAAAATGAAGAAATACGGGTGATGCTCACCGAAAAAATGGGGCGGGCCTGTACCGTTTATAGCGGAAAGGGCGGGTATGCCAAAGATGGTACGGCACGTATTTCTACCGAAATCATCTATACCGTAATGACCCGCCTAGAACTGGCCCGGTTAAGCACCGAAATAGACAAAATAGACAAAAACGCCTTTATCGTTATGGGCGTTATAAAAGATATAAGAGGCGGAATGATCAAAAAGAAGCCCTTAAAATAG
- a CDS encoding exo-beta-N-acetylmuramidase NamZ family protein — MAFLNSLKSTFFIWFLLLIACGNQTKAEKTQSKPAVAMNDSVKVKPVVVAANRTEAYLPLLKGKKVGIVGNQTTIIFKDEVKDAPLPYVHLVDSLLAHHVDIKKVFAPEHGFRGRADAGEKVKDGVDNKTGLPLISLYGKNRKPSAEQLEDIDIVLFDIQDVGVRFYTYIATLQLVMEACAEQNVPIIVLDRPNPNGAYIDGPTMKKEHSGFLGMTEIPLVYGMTIGEYARMINEEKWLGSGVKADLTVIPLENWTYDTPYSIPVRPSPNLPNDTAINLYPSLGLFEGTNINAGRGTELQFQCYGASFLDSTQYSFKYTPMPNFGSKSPKENGKTCFGKDLSGFPKMNEVSLQWLIDAYTNTLDKSKFFNTKGFTAHAGTETLQKQIEQGINEEEIKATWQSDIDKFKKIRKKYLMYL, encoded by the coding sequence ATGGCGTTTTTAAACTCTCTCAAAAGTACATTTTTCATTTGGTTTTTGCTTCTTATCGCCTGCGGAAACCAGACGAAAGCCGAGAAAACCCAATCAAAACCTGCGGTGGCAATGAACGATTCGGTCAAAGTAAAGCCCGTTGTAGTGGCGGCCAATAGAACCGAAGCCTACCTTCCTTTACTTAAGGGAAAAAAAGTCGGCATTGTAGGAAACCAGACGACCATTATTTTTAAGGACGAGGTAAAAGATGCCCCCCTTCCATACGTCCATCTCGTAGATTCGTTGTTGGCACACCATGTCGATATCAAAAAAGTGTTCGCTCCCGAGCACGGTTTTCGAGGTAGGGCCGATGCCGGTGAAAAAGTTAAGGACGGGGTCGACAATAAGACGGGACTTCCCTTGATTTCCCTCTACGGAAAAAACCGGAAACCTTCCGCCGAGCAATTAGAGGATATCGATATCGTTCTTTTCGACATTCAAGATGTGGGGGTCCGCTTCTACACCTATATAGCCACCTTACAATTGGTCATGGAAGCCTGTGCGGAACAGAATGTTCCCATCATAGTACTTGACCGCCCTAACCCTAACGGCGCTTACATAGATGGCCCGACCATGAAAAAAGAGCACTCCGGCTTTTTGGGCATGACCGAAATCCCCTTGGTCTATGGCATGACCATCGGCGAATACGCCCGAATGATCAATGAAGAGAAATGGCTTGGGAGCGGCGTTAAGGCCGACCTTACGGTTATTCCATTGGAAAATTGGACTTATGACACCCCCTACAGCATACCGGTCAGGCCTTCACCGAACCTGCCCAACGATACGGCGATCAACCTTTATCCGAGCCTGGGTCTTTTTGAAGGAACGAACATCAATGCCGGACGTGGAACCGAATTGCAATTTCAGTGTTACGGGGCCTCTTTTCTCGATAGCACCCAGTATAGTTTCAAATATACCCCCATGCCTAATTTCGGTTCAAAATCCCCAAAGGAAAACGGAAAGACATGCTTCGGAAAAGATTTATCCGGATTCCCTAAAATGAACGAAGTTTCCCTGCAATGGCTCATAGACGCCTATACCAACACCCTAGACAAGAGCAAGTTCTTCAATACTAAAGGCTTCACCGCCCATGCAGGAACCGAAACGCTTCAAAAACAAATTGAACAAGGGATAAACGAAGAAGAAATCAAGGCTACTTGGCAAAGCGACATTGACAAATTCAAGAAAATCAGAAAAAAATACCTGATGTACCTCTAA
- a CDS encoding GyrI-like domain-containing protein, giving the protein MYLRTEVLPKKTLVGRRLNMSLAHNRTFELWSGFMPLRKTIADPVGSDLYSVQVFSEMPEGTSFGPDTSFEKWAAVEVKGEASYGDGLETLCLIGGLYAVFLHKGLSSEFNRTMDFIFKEWLPVSDYRLDHRPHFELLGSKYKNDRPESEEEVWIPIRPK; this is encoded by the coding sequence ATGTACCTTAGAACAGAAGTCCTACCGAAGAAAACACTAGTGGGCCGCCGCTTGAATATGAGCTTGGCACATAACCGAACCTTTGAACTTTGGAGCGGTTTTATGCCCTTGAGGAAAACCATAGCCGACCCCGTGGGTAGTGATCTGTATTCCGTTCAGGTGTTTTCGGAAATGCCCGAAGGCACTAGTTTTGGGCCGGATACCAGCTTTGAAAAATGGGCTGCGGTAGAGGTGAAGGGGGAGGCGTCGTATGGTGATGGCTTGGAAACCCTATGTTTGATCGGGGGACTTTATGCCGTATTCTTACATAAGGGCCTGTCTTCGGAATTTAATCGGACAATGGATTTTATTTTTAAGGAATGGCTTCCCGTATCCGATTATCGCCTAGACCATAGGCCCCATTTTGAACTACTCGGAAGCAAATACAAAAACGACCGTCCCGAATCGGAAGAAGAGGTGTGGATCCCCATCCGGCCGAAGTGA
- a CDS encoding class I SAM-dependent methyltransferase codes for MIDIFGNAVLDYQKGNYTEDIITFSSLDEEDKIPLPYLFRDYKEMPELEQKALDLYKGSVLDIGCGAGSHSLYLQKKNLDVTALDHSKGAIETCTLRGINKVAHSDIYDFKGPRFDTLLLLMNGIGIVGRLNNMSRFLDHLKTLLNPGGQILLDSSDIIYMFDEDEDGGRWVPDTGSYYGEVEFSMKYKNQESEPFFWLYLDYKTLETASEANGFNCQFVRKGDHYDYLAKLWLK; via the coding sequence ATGATCGACATTTTCGGAAATGCAGTATTAGACTATCAAAAAGGAAATTATACCGAAGACATAATCACCTTCTCTTCTTTGGACGAAGAGGATAAAATACCCCTGCCCTATCTCTTTAGGGATTACAAGGAGATGCCAGAGCTGGAACAAAAAGCCCTTGACCTTTACAAGGGCAGCGTACTCGACATAGGATGCGGGGCCGGAAGCCACAGTCTCTACCTTCAGAAAAAAAACCTCGACGTAACCGCGCTCGACCACTCCAAAGGCGCCATAGAAACCTGTACCCTAAGGGGCATCAACAAGGTGGCACATAGCGACATATACGACTTTAAAGGTCCTAGATTTGACACCTTGCTCCTATTGATGAACGGTATTGGCATTGTTGGAAGGCTGAACAATATGTCCCGCTTTTTAGACCATTTAAAAACCTTGTTGAATCCGGGCGGGCAAATTTTACTTGACTCCAGCGATATCATATACATGTTCGACGAAGACGAAGATGGGGGCCGCTGGGTACCCGATACCGGTTCGTACTATGGCGAAGTCGAGTTCAGTATGAAATACAAGAATCAGGAAAGCGAACCATTTTTCTGGCTCTATCTCGATTACAAAACCTTGGAAACGGCCTCGGAAGCCAATGGATTCAATTGCCAATTCGTAAGAAAGGGCGATCATTACGACTATTTGGCCAAGTTATGGTTGAAATAA
- a CDS encoding VOC family protein — MQAVTPFHIAIPVHNLDECRSFYREVLNCEEGRSSDHWVDFNLFGHQLVIHYKPKTETEALHSNPVDGKNVPVPHYGVVLPWEVFESFAEELTAKGVEFVIEPYVRFKGQTGEQATMFFLDPAGNALEFKAFKDMGQLFAK; from the coding sequence ATGCAAGCCGTAACCCCTTTTCATATTGCCATACCGGTCCATAATCTAGATGAATGCCGAAGCTTTTACAGGGAAGTACTCAACTGTGAGGAAGGGCGAAGCAGCGACCATTGGGTCGACTTCAACCTGTTCGGGCACCAATTGGTCATTCACTATAAGCCCAAAACCGAAACTGAAGCCCTACACAGCAATCCGGTAGATGGCAAAAATGTTCCAGTACCGCATTATGGTGTGGTTTTACCGTGGGAAGTATTTGAATCTTTTGCCGAGGAACTTACCGCGAAAGGCGTAGAATTTGTAATAGAACCTTATGTACGGTTCAAAGGCCAGACCGGGGAACAGGCTACCATGTTCTTTTTAGACCCTGCAGGAAATGCCTTGGAGTTTAAGGCTTTTAAAGATATGGGGCAGTTGTTTGCCAAATAA
- a CDS encoding aldo/keto reductase: MKYRRFGRTDWQVSEVGYGMWGMAGWTESDDVQSAKSLDLAVENGVNFFDTAWGYGEGHSEELLGGLIRRHPGTKLYAASKIPPKNFNWPAKPEYRFEDSYPKNHIIEYTEKTLTNLGMERIDLMQFHTWDDSWSHRDEWQRAIEDLKKAGKIAAMGISVNRWEPENGIEAIKTGLIDAVQVIYNIFDQNPEDVLFPLCEKMDVAVIARVPFDEGTLTGNLTKETTFPEGDWRGTYFVPENLNSSVEHADALRPLIPEGMNMAEMALRFILENKTIGTTIPGMRKERNVLANTATSDGKRLPKELMDELRKHRWVRKPTEWSQ, translated from the coding sequence ATGAAATATAGAAGATTTGGAAGAACCGACTGGCAAGTAAGCGAAGTGGGATATGGTATGTGGGGTATGGCCGGATGGACGGAGTCCGACGATGTGCAATCGGCAAAGTCCTTGGATTTGGCCGTGGAAAACGGAGTGAACTTTTTTGATACGGCCTGGGGCTACGGTGAAGGACATAGTGAGGAATTGCTGGGAGGGCTCATTAGAAGGCATCCTGGGACTAAACTATATGCCGCAAGTAAGATACCTCCCAAGAACTTTAATTGGCCAGCAAAGCCCGAGTATAGGTTTGAGGATTCGTATCCTAAGAACCATATTATAGAATATACCGAGAAAACCCTGACCAATTTGGGCATGGAACGCATTGACTTGATGCAGTTTCATACCTGGGACGACTCTTGGTCGCACCGTGACGAATGGCAACGTGCTATAGAGGATTTGAAAAAAGCCGGAAAAATTGCGGCTATGGGTATCAGTGTAAACCGCTGGGAACCCGAAAATGGTATCGAGGCCATTAAGACCGGCCTAATAGATGCCGTACAGGTCATCTACAATATTTTTGACCAAAACCCGGAAGATGTGCTTTTTCCTTTATGTGAAAAGATGGATGTAGCCGTAATTGCAAGGGTGCCTTTTGACGAAGGTACCTTGACCGGTAATCTTACCAAGGAAACTACTTTTCCCGAAGGGGATTGGCGCGGAACCTATTTTGTGCCTGAAAACCTAAACTCAAGTGTAGAGCATGCCGATGCCCTGCGACCCTTGATTCCTGAAGGTATGAATATGGCCGAGATGGCCCTTCGGTTTATTTTGGAGAACAAGACCATAGGTACGACCATACCGGGTATGCGAAAAGAACGTAATGTTTTGGCCAATACCGCCACGAGCGATGGTAAAAGACTCCCAAAAGAATTGATGGACGAATTGCGAAAGCACCGTTGGGTACGAAAGCCCACCGAATGGTCGCAATAA
- a CDS encoding helicase HerA-like domain-containing protein, giving the protein MATRDEFFQHIEAGYTTKGDSIILGAAMLDGEAITDAHVKIPLKTLNRHGLIAGATGTGKTKTLQVLAENLSEKGIPVLLMDLKGDLSGLAQPSPGHPKIDERHAKIGLPFEPKAFPVEILSLSKQDGVKLRATVSEFGPVLLSRILDLSDTQEGIVSVVFKYCDDNKLPLLDLKDFKKVLQYATSAGKAEFTKDYGRISSSSTGAILRKIIELEQQGADLFFGEKSFDVEDLTRVDENGRGYINILRLTDIQDRPKLFSTFMLSLLAEIYSTFPEQGDSDRPELILFIDEAHLIFNEASKALLDQIESIVKLIRSKGIGLYFVTQNPTDVPNEVLSQLGLKVQHALRAFTARDRKAIKLTAENYPISDYYDTKEVLTALGIGEALVSALDEKGRPTPLAATLLRAPMSRMDVLTETELNTVIGTSKLVKKYGETIDRESAYEILNEKIERAEAEAEKEKKAPRKTSRSRASTRQNPIIKVLTSATFIRGVLGVLKKVMR; this is encoded by the coding sequence ATGGCAACTAGAGACGAATTCTTTCAACACATTGAAGCAGGGTATACTACCAAAGGTGACTCCATAATATTGGGCGCTGCCATGCTCGATGGGGAGGCTATTACCGATGCCCATGTAAAAATACCTTTAAAAACGTTGAACCGTCACGGACTTATCGCAGGGGCTACGGGAACTGGAAAGACAAAAACTTTACAGGTACTGGCCGAAAACCTTTCTGAAAAAGGAATCCCGGTCTTATTGATGGACCTTAAAGGGGATTTGAGCGGCTTGGCCCAACCGAGTCCCGGTCACCCGAAAATAGATGAGCGCCATGCCAAAATAGGCCTGCCCTTTGAACCCAAGGCGTTTCCGGTCGAGATCCTCTCGCTTTCCAAACAAGACGGCGTAAAACTTCGGGCCACGGTATCGGAATTCGGACCAGTGCTCCTATCCCGTATACTTGACCTATCGGATACCCAAGAAGGTATCGTATCGGTAGTGTTCAAATATTGCGACGACAATAAACTTCCGCTTTTAGACCTAAAGGATTTCAAAAAGGTACTGCAATATGCCACAAGCGCAGGCAAAGCCGAATTCACCAAAGATTACGGAAGAATTTCTTCCAGTTCCACGGGAGCCATCCTTAGAAAGATCATAGAACTCGAACAGCAGGGAGCCGATCTCTTTTTTGGTGAAAAATCATTTGATGTCGAAGACCTTACCCGTGTAGACGAAAACGGAAGAGGCTATATAAACATTCTACGTCTGACCGATATACAAGACCGGCCCAAACTTTTCTCGACCTTTATGTTAAGCCTACTGGCCGAGATATACAGTACTTTTCCAGAACAGGGCGACAGTGATAGGCCTGAACTGATCTTGTTCATCGATGAGGCCCACCTTATCTTTAACGAAGCCTCAAAGGCCCTACTCGACCAAATAGAAAGTATCGTTAAATTGATACGTTCAAAAGGTATCGGTCTTTACTTTGTTACACAAAACCCGACCGACGTACCCAATGAAGTACTCTCGCAACTCGGACTAAAGGTTCAACACGCCCTGCGTGCCTTTACTGCCAGAGACCGAAAGGCCATAAAACTAACGGCCGAAAACTACCCCATTTCCGATTATTACGACACCAAAGAGGTTTTAACGGCCTTGGGTATAGGTGAAGCACTGGTATCGGCCTTAGATGAAAAGGGACGACCGACCCCCTTGGCCGCAACCCTGTTGCGCGCCCCTATGAGCCGTATGGACGTTCTTACCGAAACCGAACTCAATACTGTAATCGGCACCTCTAAACTGGTAAAGAAATACGGCGAGACCATTGATCGGGAAAGCGCGTATGAAATTCTGAACGAAAAAATAGAACGGGCCGAAGCCGAGGCCGAAAAAGAAAAAAAGGCACCCAGAAAGACCAGCCGAAGTAGGGCCAGTACCCGACAGAACCCGATCATTAAGGTTTTGACCAGTGCCACCTTCATTCGTGGAGTTTTGGGAGTTCTGAAGAAAGTAATGCGTTAA
- a CDS encoding YkgJ family cysteine cluster protein: MDQILRELPKKAKDKQNENKKFFTKLKKRPPKNLDYIMQELHEEEFERTDCLDCANCCKTTGPLFTRADIERIAKFLRQKPQAFIEAYLRIDEDNDYVLQQVPCSFLGADNYCSIYDVRPKACREFPHTDRKKFQQISNLTLKNVAICPAAFNIVEKMKKSIGNG; the protein is encoded by the coding sequence ATGGACCAAATTTTACGTGAACTTCCAAAGAAGGCCAAAGATAAGCAGAACGAAAACAAGAAGTTTTTTACGAAACTTAAAAAGCGCCCGCCCAAGAATCTTGATTACATTATGCAAGAACTGCATGAAGAGGAATTTGAGCGAACCGATTGTCTTGATTGTGCCAACTGTTGTAAAACTACGGGGCCTTTGTTCACTAGGGCCGATATCGAAAGAATTGCCAAATTCCTTCGGCAGAAACCCCAAGCCTTTATTGAAGCGTATCTGCGGATCGATGAAGATAACGATTACGTGCTTCAGCAGGTACCCTGTTCCTTTTTGGGTGCCGATAATTACTGCTCTATCTATGATGTTCGCCCTAAGGCCTGCCGTGAGTTTCCGCATACCGACCGGAAGAAATTCCAGCAAATATCGAACCTTACGCTAAAGAATGTGGCTATTTGCCCTGCGGCTTTCAATATTGTCGAAAAAATGAAAAAAAGCATCGGGAACGGCTAG
- a CDS encoding alpha/beta fold hydrolase, with the protein MRKNLNKMLPKVYGRYFNLLARVSPKKAAEKAFYVFCTVRKGRVLPNQKEYLDQAKNGTINVQGHTLQTYAWPSNKETVLLVHGWESNTFRWRNLIAKLREADYNIVAFDAPAHGYSSGQHLNLPLYSDGVQAMIEKYGPKYLIGHSMGGMTLMYNEFCHQNASVEKMVTIGSPSEFYEIMDHYQKLLNFNDKVRKELEAFVLDRFGFTVNEFSSSRFAKKNTKKGLLLHDELDKLAPFHASEAVHAQWKGSIFIRTKGLGHSMHQEHVNDQIVDFLKN; encoded by the coding sequence ATGCGTAAAAACCTGAACAAAATGCTCCCCAAGGTCTACGGGCGCTATTTTAACTTGCTTGCCAGAGTATCCCCCAAAAAGGCTGCGGAGAAAGCGTTTTATGTTTTCTGTACGGTTCGAAAAGGAAGGGTTCTCCCCAATCAAAAAGAATATCTAGACCAAGCGAAAAACGGAACCATAAACGTTCAAGGCCACACCTTGCAGACCTATGCTTGGCCCAGCAACAAAGAGACCGTACTCTTGGTCCACGGTTGGGAAAGCAATACCTTTCGCTGGCGCAACCTCATCGCCAAACTCCGTGAAGCCGACTATAATATCGTAGCTTTTGATGCGCCCGCACATGGATATTCCTCAGGGCAGCACTTAAACCTCCCCCTGTATTCCGACGGTGTTCAAGCCATGATAGAAAAGTATGGCCCAAAGTATCTTATTGGCCATTCTATGGGAGGAATGACCCTCATGTACAACGAGTTTTGCCATCAAAATGCATCTGTCGAAAAAATGGTAACCATTGGCTCGCCTTCGGAGTTCTATGAAATAATGGACCACTATCAAAAGCTGCTCAATTTCAACGACAAAGTCAGAAAGGAGCTCGAAGCTTTTGTCCTTGATCGCTTTGGCTTTACCGTAAACGAATTTTCTTCTTCCCGCTTTGCGAAAAAAAATACCAAAAAAGGACTCCTACTACACGATGAACTTGATAAACTGGCCCCTTTTCATGCCTCGGAGGCGGTACACGCCCAATGGAAAGGCAGTATCTTTATCCGGACCAAGGGCCTTGGCCATTCTATGCACCAAGAACATGTGAACGATCAGATTGTAGATTTTTTAAAAAACTAA
- a CDS encoding 7-carboxy-7-deazaguanine synthase QueE codes for MVKDEVLQEVEKGMMLPLMEEFYTIQGEGFHKGTAAYFIRVGGCDVGCHWCDVKESWNAETHPPTDIRQITENASKYSDTIVITGGEPLTWNMQPLTDALKAKNLKIHIETSGAYPLTGTWDWICLSPKKNKLPVDEIYEVAHELKVIVYNKHDLIFAEQEAAKVNGKCILYLQPEWSVRDKVTPMIVDYVMQNPKWKVSLQTHKYLNIP; via the coding sequence ATGGTCAAAGATGAAGTTTTACAGGAAGTGGAGAAAGGGATGATGTTGCCCCTAATGGAAGAATTCTACACCATACAGGGCGAAGGTTTCCATAAAGGTACGGCGGCATATTTTATTCGTGTCGGAGGATGCGATGTCGGATGTCATTGGTGCGATGTGAAAGAGAGCTGGAATGCGGAAACCCATCCGCCCACCGATATTCGGCAAATTACCGAAAATGCTTCAAAATATTCTGATACCATTGTCATTACGGGTGGCGAACCCCTTACTTGGAATATGCAGCCCTTGACCGATGCCCTAAAGGCGAAGAACCTTAAGATCCACATAGAGACTTCGGGTGCATATCCCTTGACCGGTACGTGGGATTGGATTTGCCTTTCGCCCAAAAAGAACAAGCTTCCGGTAGATGAAATTTATGAGGTGGCCCACGAACTTAAGGTCATTGTTTACAATAAACACGATTTGATCTTTGCCGAACAGGAAGCGGCAAAGGTGAACGGAAAATGTATTCTCTACTTACAGCCCGAATGGAGCGTACGTGATAAGGTTACGCCTATGATCGTCGATTATGTGATGCAAAACCCTAAGTGGAAGGTAAGTCTACAGACCCACAAATATTTGAATATCCCTTAA
- a CDS encoding sterol desaturase family protein: MEPIIDYFENIPSLHRSLILVGGITFFWLLEGIVPLFGFRYKKWQHALPNLFFTMTTVVVNFALAFLLLKTADFTVIHDFGIINWLPDMPLWLYVIVGLLLLDLVGAYLAHFVEHKVKILWMVHLVHHTDHNVDTTTANRHHPLESMIRFVFTLLGVFLVGTPIGIVMLYQSLSLVATQFNHANIKMPKGLDDLLSLLIVSPDMHKVHHHYRLPYTDSNYGNIFSLWDRLFGTYMKLDREEIVYGVDTFPDEVENSSIKGLLRQPFHKYRKPTTLPEAESVKGQPL; encoded by the coding sequence ATGGAGCCCATTATCGATTACTTTGAAAATATCCCCTCGTTGCACCGTTCGCTTATTTTGGTCGGGGGAATCACCTTTTTTTGGCTTCTTGAGGGCATCGTGCCCCTTTTTGGTTTTAGGTACAAGAAATGGCAACACGCACTTCCGAACCTATTTTTTACGATGACGACGGTTGTCGTAAACTTCGCCCTCGCTTTTTTGCTGCTCAAGACCGCCGATTTTACGGTAATACATGATTTTGGGATTATCAATTGGCTTCCCGATATGCCCTTATGGCTCTATGTTATCGTAGGACTGTTGTTGCTGGATCTTGTCGGGGCCTACCTGGCCCATTTTGTCGAGCACAAGGTGAAAATTTTATGGATGGTACATCTGGTGCACCATACCGACCATAATGTAGACACGACTACGGCCAATCGGCATCATCCTTTGGAAAGTATGATTCGTTTTGTGTTTACCCTTTTAGGGGTTTTTCTGGTCGGTACGCCTATCGGTATTGTAATGTTGTATCAGTCCTTATCACTTGTGGCGACCCAATTCAACCATGCCAACATAAAAATGCCCAAAGGCTTAGACGACCTCTTAAGTCTGTTGATCGTTTCACCCGATATGCACAAGGTGCATCACCATTATCGATTACCGTATACCGATAGTAATTACGGTAATATATTTTCGCTGTGGGATCGCTTGTTCGGTACCTATATGAAGTTGGACAGGGAAGAGATTGTATACGGGGTAGATACCTTTCCCGATGAGGTCGAGAACTCCAGTATCAAAGGGCTGTTACGGCAGCCTTTCCATAAATACAGAAAGCCTACCACCTTGCCTGAAGCCGAATCGGTAAAAGGGCAGCCCCTGTAA
- a CDS encoding alpha/beta hydrolase → MIQKLACTVFTCLFVSFSVVSQTGKVFDALTMKSEILKGERKYAVYLPPDYDTSQRSYPVLYLLHGAGDDQTGWVQFGEVLRITDEAIKNGTATPMVIIMPDAEQGKRGYFNQGDDWRYEDFFFEEFMPYVEKQYRIKSTKRYRAIAGLSMGGGGSFMYALHHPELFSSACPLSAYVGPLTIADLKERLEKSDVKFSESEIKAYFKRHNALELLETVPVEDVKSVRWYIDCGDDDFLFEGNSLMHIAMTKKKIPHEYRVRDGRHSWTYWRASLPKVLEFVSDAFHQY, encoded by the coding sequence ATGATACAGAAACTCGCTTGTACCGTATTTACCTGTCTTTTTGTGTCTTTTTCCGTCGTTTCACAGACGGGAAAGGTCTTTGATGCACTGACGATGAAAAGTGAAATATTAAAGGGGGAACGCAAGTATGCGGTTTATCTGCCCCCTGATTATGACACTTCGCAACGGTCGTATCCCGTACTCTATTTATTGCACGGTGCCGGTGATGATCAAACCGGTTGGGTGCAGTTCGGGGAAGTACTGCGTATTACCGATGAGGCTATCAAAAACGGTACGGCAACGCCCATGGTCATTATTATGCCCGATGCCGAACAAGGCAAAAGGGGCTATTTTAACCAAGGCGACGATTGGCGGTATGAAGATTTCTTCTTTGAGGAATTTATGCCCTATGTAGAGAAACAATACCGTATTAAATCCACTAAGAGATATCGGGCCATAGCCGGACTCTCCATGGGGGGTGGCGGTTCTTTTATGTATGCGCTACATCACCCTGAACTATTTTCATCGGCTTGTCCCTTGAGTGCTTATGTAGGGCCATTGACCATTGCCGACCTTAAGGAACGCCTAGAGAAAAGTGATGTCAAATTTAGCGAATCGGAAATCAAGGCCTATTTCAAAAGACACAATGCTTTGGAATTGCTAGAGACCGTTCCCGTTGAAGATGTGAAGTCCGTACGTTGGTATATCGATTGTGGTGACGATGATTTTCTCTTTGAAGGAAACAGTCTGATGCATATTGCCATGACCAAGAAAAAGATTCCGCATGAGTACAGGGTGCGTGACGGTAGACATAGTTGGACGTATTGGAGGGCATCCCTACCCAAGGTCTTGGAGTTTGTATCCGATGCTTTTCATCAATATTAA